Below is a window of Janthinobacterium lividum DNA.
CGTGCTGCAAGCGGGCTATATCGAATCGGCGCTGAAACTCAAGGAAGGCAAGGGTCCATTCAATATCGAACTGTTCGGCGGCTCGGCCGACGACAACAACGCGCACTTCTTCTACAACGGTGCACTGTCGGTCCTGAAACCGTACATCGACAGCGGCAAGCTGGTAGTCCGCTCGAAGCAGATGGGCATGGAAAAGGTCGCCACCCTGCGCTGGGACGGCGCCGTGGCGCAGGCGCGCATGGACAACCTGCTCAGCGCCTACTACGGCAATGCGCGTGTCGACGCGGTGCTGTCGCCGTATGACGGCTTAAGCATCGGCATCCTGTCTTCGCTCAAGGGTGTCGGCTACGGCACGCCGAAACAGCCCTTCCCCGTCGTGACGGGCCAGGATGCGGAAATCCCGTCGGTGAAATCGATCATCCGCGGCGAACAGGCATCGACCGTGTTCAAGGACACGCGCGAACTGGCCAAGGTCACGGCGAACATGGTCGACGCGATGATGAGCGGCAAGACGCCGACCGTCAACGATACCAAGACCTATAACAACGGCGTAAAAGTCGTGCCGTCCTACCTGTTGAAACCGGTCACCGTCGACAAGGCGAACTGGAAGCAGGTGCTCGTCACCGGCAGCGGCTACTACACGGAAGCGCAAGTGAAATAAGCATCCACGGTACTGAAGGCCCGGCGATGCCGGGCCTTTCGCTTCATGCACCATCAAGAACAAGACTGCCGCACGACCCGCCGACCAGCGCGGCCGTGCCAGAGAGGTTATATGACGAACACTATCCTGGAAATGCGCGGGATACGCAAAACATTCCCGGGCGTCGTTGCGCTCGACAATGTCAACCTGCGGGTGCGCAGCGGCGAGATCCACGCCATCGTCGGCGAAAACGGCGCCGGCAAATCGACTCTGATGAAAGTGCTGAGCGGCGTCTACGGCCATGGCAGCTATACGGGCGACATCGATTACCTGGGCCAGACGCGGCACTTCCGCGGCATCAAGGACAGCGAAGAAATCGGCATCATCATCATCCACCAGGAACTGGCGCTGGTGCCCCAGTTGTCGATCGCCGAGAATATCTTCCTCGGCAACGAACCATCCAGCATGGGCGTCATCGACTGGGAATACGCGCAAACGAAGACGCGCGAACTGCTGCACAAAGTCGGCCTGAAAGAGTCCCCGGACACCCTGATCACGAACCTGGGCGTGGGCAAGCAGCAGCTGATCGAAATCGCCAAGGCGCTGTGCAAGGACGTCAAGCTGCTGATCCTCGACGAGCCGACGGCCAGCCTGAATGAAAGCGACAGCGCGGCCCTGCTCGACCTGCTGCTGGGCCTGAAAGCCCAGGGCATCGCCTCGATCCTGATTTCGCACAAGCTCAATGAAATTTCACGGGTCGCCGATGCCATCACGGTGCTGCGCGACGGGAACACGGTCGACAGTTTCGACTGCCGCATCGAAGCCGTCAGCGAAGACCGCATCATCGAAAAAATGGTCGGGCGCGAGATGGCCGACCGCTATCCGCCGCGCACGCCCACCATCGGCGAGACCATATTCGAAGTGCGCGACTGGCGTGTCTTCCATCCCGAGCATGCCGATCGCCCCGTCATCAAGGGCATCAATATGCACGCCAAAAAGGGCGAGATCATCGGCATCGCCGGCTTGATGGGCTCAGGGCGCACGGAACTGGCGATGAGCATTTTCGGCCGCGCCTACGGCCAGCGCATCAGCGGCACGGTGCTCAAGAATGGCCAGGAAATCGACGTCAGCACCATCGGCAAGGCGATCGCCCACGGCCTCGCGTATGTCACGGAAGACCGCAAGGGCCTGGGCCTGATCCTTGAGGAAGACATCCAGAAGAACACCAGCCTGGCCAACCTGGACGCGATTTCAAAGCACATGGTGATCGACGAGCAGCGTGAATTCGGCGTGGCCGAGGAGTTCCGCCGCAAGCTCAAGACCCGTTGCTCGAGCGTGGCACAGAAGGTGGTCAACCTGTCCGGCGGCAACCAGCAGAAAGTGGTGCTGGCGAAATGGCTGTTTTCGCGCCCCGACATCCTGATCCTCGATGAACCGAGCCGCGGCATCGACGTGGGCGCCAAGTACGAAATCTACAGCATCATCAGCGAGCTGGCCGCCGAAGGCAAATGCATCATCATGATTTCCTCGGAAATGCCGGAATTGCTGGGCATGTGCGACCGGATCTATGTCATGAACGAAGGCCGCTTCGCGGCAGAACTCAGCGCAGCAGAAGCATCGCAGGAGCGAATCATGCGCGCGATCGTTACACACGGAGAAAACAATGGACAATAAACTGACAGCGGGAACGGCGGCCGGCACGCCAGCGGCCGCGCCGGAAGCGAAAAGCTATGCCGGCTTTTTGAAGAACAATATGCGCGACTACGGCATGCTGCTCTCTCCTGATCGTCATCATGGGCTTTTTCCAGTACATGACCGACGGCACCCTGATGCAGCCGCTCAACCTGACCAACCTGGTGCTGCAAAACAGCTACATCGTCATCATGGCGCTGGGCATGCTGATGGTCATCGTGGCCGGACATATCGATTTGTCCGTCGGCTCGGTGGTCGGCTTCGTCGGCGCGCTGGCGGCCGTCCTGATCGTCAACTACCACATGAATTTTGTCGCCGCCAGCATCATCTGCCTGATCGCCGGCGCCGTCATCGGCGGCGCGCAAGGGTATTTTGTCGCCTTCTTCAAGATCCCGTCCTTCATCGTCACGCTGGCCGGCATGCTGGTGTTCAAGGGCCTGACCCTGGCGCTGCTGGCAGGCCAGTCGGTCGGCCCCTTCCCGGAAGGCTTCCAGATGCTCAGCTCGGGCTTCCTGCCCGACCCGTTCGGCGGCGAAAACCTGCGCGGCCTGTCGCTGCTGCTGGGCGTGATCGCCGCTGCGGCGCTAATCATCACCTCGCTGCGCAGCCGCGCCAAGCAACTGAAGCACGGCATGGAAAACGAACCGCGCGCCTTTTTCCTGCTGAAAAACGCGATTTTCGCCGCCGTGATGGTGTATTTCAGCTACCTGCTGGCGTCGTACCGCGGTTTCCCCAACGTGCTGGCCGTGATGTCGCTGCTCATCGTCGCCTATACCTTCATTACCAACCGCACCGTGATGGGCCGGCGCGTGTATGCCGTCGGCGGCAACGAGAAGGCGGCGCGCCTGTCCGGCATCAAGACGGAACGGGTCAGCTTCTACACCTTCGTCAACATGGGCATGCTGGCCGCGCTGGCCGGCCTGATCTTCGCGGCACGCCTGAACACGGCCACGCCCAAGGCCGGCACGGGATTCGAGCTGGACGTGATCGCCGCCTGCTTCATCGGCGGCGCCTCGGCCTCGGGCGGTGTGGGCAAGGTGATGGGAGCCGTCATCGGCGCCTTCATCATGGGCGTGATGAACAACGGCATGTCCATCATGGGCATCGGCATCGACTACCAGCAGGTGATCAAGGGCCTGGTGCTGCTGGCAGCCGTCTTCATCGACGTCATCAACAAGAACAAGTAGACCGGTTCGAGCCTTAGGGGGCTCAGGCCGGCGCTTGCGCCGGCCTTTTTTCATTTCACCGCCAGCCGCGCCGCCCTATCCCCCCACCACGCCGCTTCCTCGAATACGGAAAAGCCCGACAGGTCGGCATGCGCGAACAGGATGGCGCCGTCGTGTTCACGCAGCGCCTTCAGCCCCGCGTTGCTGCGAAATCCCGGCAAGGGAGCGGCCATGGCGTGGCCGCGCACGGTGATGTCGACGTGCTCGACGCAGCTGGCAAAATCGCGTCCATACGCCGTTTTCAGGTCGACGCTGGCCAGCGCCAGCAATTCTTCGGGGCTGGCCATGTCCAGCCACTTGCGGGCTTCCTGCGGCGTGCGGTCGGACAGGGCCACGTAGGCGCTGAAGACGGTTTTCTCGGGCGGGCGCACGCGGATATCCTGGTGCGTGGAGACGACGTAGCCGAGGCCCGGTTCCTGGTACACCACGTTGTCCCAGCACAGGGGCGCATGCGGCAGTTCGTCGGGAAAGCGCTTGAGCAGGAAGTTGGCCACCAGCCACGGCGCATACGCGGGCGTATCGCGTTTCGCGTCAAAGCCATAGTCGGCGATATTCTTCACCACGCGCGCCGCCACATACAGCGGCATGGCGCAGATGGCCTTGCGTGCCTTGACCAGGTAAGTGCGCGGCTGGCCGTCGACCAGTTCCAGGCACAGTGCCTCCACGCCCTTGTCCGTCGTCTGCACGGAAACCACCGTGCCCGCCTTGCGCCGCACGCCCGACGCCTGCTCCATGGCCGTGGCCACGGGCTGCATGCCGCCCGGCCACGTCAGCCAGGCGCCGTTGCCGGTATTCGCCGCCTGTCCCCAGCGGCTGCAGTAGTAATGCAGGCCGGCCCAGGCCGAGACCTGGTCGTAGCGCGTGCCGTAGTCGTCGCGGCAGCAGTAATTCAAATACCAGTGCAGGGTGGGCGAAGTGTAGCCTTCGCGCTCCATCCATTGTTTCAAGGTGATGGCGTCGAGCGCCTGCCAGGCCGGGTCTTGCGACGACTCCACGGTAGGGAAAACGAAGACGCGCTTGCCATCGCTGCCATGCGCCTGGCGCAAACGCCGCACCTCGTCAAAGAAGCGCTCGTGCTGCGCCAGTTCCGCAGGCGGCACGCCTTCGGTGGGAATGAAGCCTTCCTGCCAGTGGCCGTTGAACAGCAGGCGTTCTTCCGGCGCGTGCAGGATATAGCGCTCGTCGTAATATGGCTTTTCCGCCTGCGGATCGCGCTGGATAATCCCCAGGTCGAACAGGATCTCGCGCACATGCGTCGATTCGGGCGATGGCAGCGGCAGGTAATGGCCGCCGGTCGGATAAGCCAGGTCGCCGAAATGGCCACCCGCTGCGTTGCCGTAGGGCTGCGGCCCATCGATCATCAGGAAATCCGTGTGCCCCAGCTTGTTCAAGCGCCAGGCGGCAGTCAGGCCGGCGATGCCGGAGCCAAGAATGGCGACATCCGTGGTGATGGTTGCCGAGGGCGCCGGCAGCGCCGTGCGCTCGCGCAGCACCTTGCGCAAATAGTGTCCCTCGCTGCGGCCCGGATACAACACCTTCGGCGTGATTTCCTGCCAGCGCAAATACGCGGCGATGCTGCCGATGCCGGCGGCTGCCGCTGCCGTGCCGCCGGCAGCCCACAGCATGAAGGAACGGCGCTGCATCAGCGGATCACCCGGTTCCAGTCCTGCTCGAATTCATGCACGAGCGACTGGGTATTCAAGCGATTCGGCGCCATGGGCAGCGGCTGCATGTCGGGCGGGAAGATGAACATCTCGCGCGTGGTGTCCGCATTCAGGTAGCGCATGGGAAGGCGGTAGCTGGTGGGCGGTTTGTAGTCGAGCTGGGGCGAGGCCAGAATAAAACCCCATTCGCCGAACGAGGGCACATAGGCGTGGTAGGGCCAGGTGCGCATGCCCACTTCGCGCAGGGTCGAATTGATGGTCCAGTAGGCGTGCGGGGCAAAGAAGGGCGACGTCGATTGCACCACCATCAGGCCATTGGCGGCCAGGTGTTTTTTTACCAGGTCGTAGAAAGGCACGGAGTACAGTTTTCCGAGCGCGAAGCTGGACGGATCGGGGAAGTCGACGATGGCCGCGTCGAACATGTCACCGTTGTTGCGCAGCCAGACGGCGGCATCGGCATTGACGACGGTGACGCGCTTGTCCGAGAACGCGCTGTTATTTAATTTTGCAAGTTCCGGGCGCGTGGTAAAACGCGGCAGTCATGGCCGGGTCCAGGTCGACCACGGTGACGTGTTCGATCTGTGGATAACGCAGGATTTCGCGCAGCGCCAGGCCATCGCCGCCGCCCAGCACCAGCACGCGGCGCGCCCACGGCAGCGCTTCCAGCACGGGGTGTACCAGCGCCTCGTGGTAACGGTATTCGTCGCGCGAGGAAAACTGCAGGTTGCCGTTGATGTACAAACGCGTATCGTCCTTCCAGCGCGTGATCACCAGGCGCTGGTAAGGCGTAGTGGTGGAATAGACGATCTGGTCGCCGAACAGGCCGTGTTCGCCCCAGGCCACCATGCGGTCAGACATGGCAAAGCCGGCGATCAGCACCAGCATCACGGCGCAGGCGCGCAGGAAGCGCCCCGTGAGGTTCTTCAGCTCCGCGCGGAACACCCAGATCGTCCACAGGCCCACGCCCACGTTAAGCATGCCGAACAGGAAACCCGTGCGCACCAGGCCCAGGTACGGCGACAGCACCAGCGGGAACAGCAGGGAAACGGCCAGCGCGCCCAGGTAATCGAAGGTGAGCACGCGGCTGACCAGTTCGGAAAATTCCGTCTGGCGCGAATTCAGGGCGCGCATCACCAGCGGCACTTCCATGCCGACCAGTGCGCCGATCAGGAACACCATCACATACAATAAGGTACGAAATGGCGCGGCCATCCACGAAAAGGTCATGAACAGAATGGCGGCCGAGAGGCCACCGATCAGGCCCACGGCCAATTCGATGTCGACGAAGCGCGAGAGCACGTCGTCATCCTGCACATACTTGGAAAAGTGAGCACCCACACCCATCGCGAACAGGTAGCAGCCAATGATGGTGGAAAACTGCAGGATGGAGTCGCCGAGCAGGTAGCTGGACATGGCGCCGGCGATCAGCTCATACGCGAGGCCGCAGGAGGCGACCACGAAGACGGACAAAATCAGAATCTTTTTGTTCATTGGACTTTTTTTTGTTCTAATATGCGTTGACGTTATCAAATACTCATTGCGAGGAATGCCGTGCCCGCCATCCTAAACTATCTGATCCATCTTTTACTGGCCGCCGGGCTGCTAATTGTATTTTTTATCATCTACACGCGCGTCACGCCGTATAACGAAGTGCTGCTGATCCGCCAGGGCAACCAGGCGGCAGCCCTGTCGCTGGGCGGCGCCATGCTGGGCTTTTCCGCCACCATCGCCTCGTCCCTGATGCACACGGCCGACTACCAGCAGTTCTTCGCCTGGGCCTTTGGCGCCATGGTGGTCCAATTGCTCGCCTATGTGGTCACCACACGCCTGCTGCGCATGTCGAAGGACCAGATCGAATCGAACAACAGCGCCTTCGGCGGCCTGCTGGCCGCCATTTCCCTGTCGATCGGCGCCATCAACGCCGCCTGCATTTCCTGACGTTTTACCTCATTCAAGGACACCATCATGAGCCTCGGCAGCTTTATCAAGAAGCAGTTTATCGACGTACTGCAGTGGAACGAAGAAACGGAAGGCGTGCTGGCCTGGCGTTTTCCCATGCAGGATTTCGAAATCCAGAACGGCGCCATCCTGAATGTGCGCGAATCGCAGGTCGCCGTCTTCGTCAATGAAGGCAAGATCGCCGACGTCTTCGGTCCCGGCACGCACAAGCTGACGACGCAGACCTTACCGTTGCTGACCAACTTGAAAAACTGGGACAAGCTGTTCGACTCGCCGTTCAAGTCCGACGTGTATTACTTCAGCACCCGCGTGCAGACGGGCCGCAAGTGGGGCACGCCGCAGCCGATCACCATCCGCGACAAGGATTTCGACATGATCCGCGTGCGCGCCTTCGGCATGTACTCGTACCGCATCGCCGACGCCCGCACCTTCTTCACCGAGATCAGCGGCACGCGCGAAGTCTATACGCGCGACGAGGTGGAAGATCAATTGCGCGGCATTTTGATGTCGAGCATGGCCAGCTCGCTGGGCGGCGCGAATGTCCCCTTCCTCGACATGGCGGCCAACCAGGCGCTGATGGCACAAGAGGTCAAGGATGGCCTGGCGCAGGCGTTTTCCCGCTATGGCGTGGGCCTCGATGAATTCAACGTGGCCAGCATCAGCCTGCCCGAGGAATTGCAGGCGGCGCTCGACGAGCGCATCTCGGCCGGCATGAAGGGCAGCCTGGGCGCCGACAAGATGAGCGGCTACACCAAATTCCAGGTAGCCAACGCGATCCCGCTGGCGGCGCAGAACGAAGGCGGCATGGCAGGCATCGGCGCGGGCCTCGGCGCCGGGCTGTCGATCGGCCAGGTGATGGCGCAAAGCATGGGCGGAGCGCTACAGCAGCCCGCCCCGGCTCCGGCGGCGCCACCGGCCCCTGCGGAAGAACCGATCGAGGCACGCCTGGAAAAGCTCAAAGGCTTGCTCGACAAGGGCCTCATTTCGCCAGCCGACTACGACGGTGCCAAGGCTGAACTGCTGAAAAAACTGATCGGCTAAGCGCGACTGCATGCAAACTGTTTCCTGTCCCAGCTGCGGCGCGGAAGTCCACTTCCGCTCGCACGCTTCCGTGCTCGCCGTGTGCGATTACTGCCACAGCACCATCCTCAAGGACGCCGATTCCGTCAGGGACGTGGGCAAGATGTCGGCCGTCCTGGAAGACTATTCGCCGATCCAGATCGGCACGGCCGGCGTACACGATGGCATCCACTTCACGGTCGTCGGCCGCATCCAGCAGCGCTACAGCGCCGGCACGTGGAACGAGTGGTATCTGCTGTTCGACGACGCCAGCACGGCGTGGCTGGGAGATTCGTCCGGCCTGTACACGCTGACGCGCGAGCGCAGCACGCAAGACGCCCTGCCCGTCTTTGGCGAGCTGGCGCCGGGCAAGCGCTATACGATCTGCGGCGAGCCCTACACGGCGGCCGAGATCCGCAACGCCGAATGTATCGCAGGCCAGGGAGAATTGCCCTTCAAGGTGGGCGCCGGCTGGCGCATCCAGGTGGCGGACTTCCGCAACTACGCCAGCTTTGTCACGCTCGACTACACGGATGGCCCGCAACCGGTCGTCTACCAGGGCGTCGCCGTCACCCTGGACGGCTTGCAGTGCCAGCTGCTGCGCGACGACGACGCCATCGCCAAGAGTGCCGGCAAGTACCGCGGCAAGCTCGACGCGCTCGACTGCCCGTCCTGCGGCAGCGGCATCCAATATGTGCCCGGCGCGGCGGCGCAGCTGGTATGTCCCGCCTGCCACGCGCAGCTCGACGCCAGCGGTCCGGAAGCGCAGGTGCTGGCCATCGGCAAGCAGGTGCACGACAACGCCGACATCACGCTGGAACTGGGCGCCAGCGCGAAGATCAGCAATGTCGATTTCACGGTCATCGGCATGATGCGCCGCGCCGACGACGAAGGCAGCGAGTGGAACGAATACCTGCTGTACAACGCGCGCGCCGGCTTCTTCTGGCTGGTGGAGACGGACGACGGCTGGTCGCGCTCGAACGTACTGCCGAACTGGCCCAACTGGGCGTCATTGGACGCCGATACCTGCACGCTCGATGGCGCCACGTATCGCAAACTGTATGACTACGGCTCGCAGGTCGTGTACGCGGCGGGCGCCTTCAACTGGAAGGTGGCCGTCGGCGACAGCACGCGCGTCCATGAATTCGAACAGGGACAGACCAAGCTGGCGGCGGAAATCACCGGTGAAGAAATGACGTGGTCGCGCTCCGTACCCGTCGCCTATGACCAGATGGCGGCCTGGTTCGGCGCCGCCTTCCATGGCGGCGCCAAAGTGCAGAATATCCAGCTGAGCCACCGCGGCATCGCCAAGGTCTTTATCATCATCGTGCTGGTCTTGAATGCGATCCCGATGTTTGTCTCGTTCTCCAGCACCTTGATGTGGAGTTTGCTGGGCTGCCTGGCGCTGTTCCTGCCCGCCGCTTTTCTCGACAAGAATGCAAAGAATCCCCCATGAGTAAATACGTGATCTATGCCCTGATGGTGACGTTTTCCGTCACGGCCGCCAACTGGGTGCGCATGTTCAAGGTGGCCGGCAGCGGCAGTGGCGGCAGCAGCTGGAGTTCGCGCACGGGCAGCGGCGGCGGCAGCTATGGCGGCGGCTCCAGCGGCGGCAGCCACAAGTAAGCATGGCAGCCACACCGCATCTGCCCTTGGGCACCCATTTGCTGGCCGACCTGTCGGGCATCGCGCCGGAACGCCTGCGCGACGCCGCCGCGCTCGAGCGCTTGCTGCGCAACGCTGCCATCACGGCTGGCGCGCAGGTGCTGCACAGCCATTTCCACAGCTTTGGCGCCGGCCAGGGCGTCACCGGCGTGGTGCTGCTCGCTGAATCGCACATTTCCATCCACACCTGGCCGGAATGCAGCTTTGCCGCCGTCGACATCTTCATGTGCGGCGCGGCCCGGCCGCAGCTGGCGTTGGACACCATCAAGGATGCGCTGCAGGCGGCGCACTGCCAGCTGCAATCCGTGCGCCGCGCGCCGCCGGGGCAGGCTTAACCTCGCTGGTGGATCGCGTGGGGATCGCTTACACTGTCGGCTCATATCCCAACCGTGACTTCCATGCGCCGTTCCGCCCTCCTTGCCCTGCCCCTGCTGCTGCTGGTTTCCGCCTGCGATGACTACACGGCGCCCAGCCTGTACCAGGCCACCACGCCAGAATGCAAGACGTGGACGGAAGGTTCGCGTTTCGAACTGCCGCGCGGTATCAGCGTGTATGCCACGCCACCTGTCACGCTGAAGGAAGGCGGCACGGAGCTGGCGCTGATTTTCACCTTGCCCGTCGGCACGCAAGCCAGTTTTACGCGCCTGTCGTTCCTGCTGGAAGAACCGCACAAGCAGCCGTTCGCCGAGGCCAAGGTGCTGACCATCTACCAGCGCGGCATGAACCGGAAAGCGGAGATCGTCGACGTCATCGAGCAGCTGCCCATCATGTTTGCCGCCGTCGGCAACAGCAAGGAAACCCAGTGGCGCTTGCGCCTGCAACTGCCACGCCAGCTGCCGCAGCGCTTTGATCTGTCGATGCCCGACATGCTCGTCGCCGGCAAGCGCTATCCGGTGCGCACGTTTAGCTACCGCTATTTCCCCGAGCGCAGCGCCTACGGCATGTGCAGCTGAGGTTGACGGCGGCGCACGCCGCTGGCACACTGGCGTTTTCCATCACACAACAGGAGTAGACAACATGCGCCATTCGGATACTGCCGTGCTGTCGGCTGCCTGATCACTGTTTTTCCCTGCTAAGCCCCTTAGCTCGCAATTCCCCATGCGCGTGATCGCGTAGCCGACGTCCCCCTTCTTTCGTGCCAGTCATGGCGACTGGCGGTGCCTGCACGCGCAGGCTTCACGTCCGCACGCGGACGACAGAATTTGGAATCACGCTACCATGATCGCATTCGATTTTGCGCAACTACGCCTTATCGGGCTGCAGCAGGCCATCGCCGGCGCAGCCACCCAACTCGACGTATCTTCCCCCACCGCGCAGCTGATGCGCGTGAGCGCCGTCCACCGCGACAGCATCCTCGTTCACGATGGCATCCTGGAACACCCGGCGCGGATCCTGCCACGCCTGCTGCACGCCTTGCTGGAGCAGGACAGCATCCTTGCCGTCGGCGACTGGATCGCCGTTGAACACGATCTTCACGGCACGCTGTGGATAACGGCGCACTTATCCCCAGTCACGCAAATCGCCCGGCGCGGCAATGACGGCCGGCGCCAGGTACTTGCCAGCAATGTCGACACGGCCCTGCTGGTGATGGGGCTGGACGAGGACTTCAACCCGCGCCGCCTGGAACGCTACCTGGCCATCGTGCTGGCAGCCCAGGTCAGCCCCGTGGTGGTGCTGAGCAAGGCCGACGTGGCCGACGACGTGGGCGGCAAGCTGGCGCAGCTCAAACACCGTCTGCCGCAGCACGTGCCGCTGTTTGCCATCGATACGCGCCATGCGTATGACGTGGCCATCCTGGAGCCCTGGCTGGACGCCGGCCAGACCCTGGTGCTGCTCGGCTCATCGGGTGCCGGCAAGTCCAGCCTGACCAATACCCTGTGCGCGGCGCGGCAGGCCACCAATGGCGTGCGCCATGGCGATGGCCGCGGGCGGCATACGACGACGGCCCGCTCGCTGCACCTGTGCGCCAGCGGCGCCTGCATCATCGACACACCGGGCTTGCGCAGCTGGCGCGCGGACGCCGATGCGGAGACTCTGGCGGCCACGTTTGACGACATCGCCCACTTGGCGTCCACCTGCCAGTTCCGCGATTGCCAGCATGCCAGTGAACCCGGTTGCGCCGTACGCGGCGCCGTCGATGCGGACCGCTTGCGCAACTATCACAAGCTGCTGCGCGACGCCCGCCGTGGCGAAGAAACGCCGCTCGAGCGCATTGCCGCGCGCGCCAAGTGGAAGACGATATTGAAGGCGGGGCTGGAAAGGGGAAAAGACAAGCGCCGTTAATTTTAGCTAAAGTTAATTTTGCTGAAAAAAAAGGCAGCCCGAAGGCTGCCTTTTTTTACTACTGCGCGCGGGCAGATTAATGCTTGCGCAGCTTCTGGATCGCTGCCAGCTGCGCAATCGCGCTGGCCAGCTCGGCTTGCGCTTGTGCGTAGTCGATGCCCGAATCCTTGTTGTGGATATTTTCTTCCGCCAACTTCTTCGCTTCCAGCGCTTTCGCTTCATCCAGGTCGTGACCGCGGATCGCGGTATCGGCCAGGACGGTCACGGTATCCGGTTGCACTTCCAGCAGGCCGCCGGCAACGAAGACGAACTCTTCTTCAGCCTGGCCGACTACCTTGATGCGGACCGCGCCCGGACGGATGCGGGTAATCAAAGGCGTGTGGCGTGGGTAGATACCCAGCTCGCCCTGTTCACCCGGCAACGCGACGAATTCTGCTTCGCCTGAAAAAATCAGTTCTTCAGCGGAAACCACGTCAACGTGAATTGTGTGTGCCATGTGTGTCCTATCGGGTTGAAGAACCCCGCCTTGTAAGGGGCGGGGTTAGGCCCAGACTTAACTTAGTTAAGTTTCTTGGCTTTTTCGATTGCTTCTTCGATCGTGCCGACCATGTAGAACGCTTGTTCCGGCAGGTGATCGAGTTCGCCCGAAGCGATCATTTTGAAGCCCTTGATCGTGTCTTTGAGCGAAACGTATTTACCAGGCGCGCCGGTAAAGACTTCAGCGACGTGGAAAGGCTGCGACAGGAAACGCTGCATCTTACGTGCACGGGCGACCAGCAGTTTGTCTTCCGGTGCCAGCTCGTCCATACCCAGAATCGCAATAATGTCGCGCAATTCCTTGTAGCGTTGCAGCGTCGTTTGCACGGCACGCGCGGTGTCATAGTGCTCTTGACCAACGATCAACGGATCCAGCTGACGCGAGGTCGAATCCAGTGGGTCCACGGCTGGGTAGATACCCAGGGAAGCGATGTCACGCGACAGCGCAACGGTCGAATCCAAGTGAGCAAACGTGGTAGCAGGCGATGGATCGGTGTAATCATCGGCTGGAACGTAGACGGCCTGGATCGAGGTGATCGAACCGGTCTTGGTCGACGTGATACGCTCTTGCAGACGGCCCATTTCTTCAGCCAGGGTCGGTTGGTAACCCACAGCCGACGGCATACGGCCCAGCAGTGCCGATACTTCGGTACCGGCCAGGGTGAAGCGGTAGATGTTATCGACGAAGAACAGAACGTCCTTGCCTTCATCACGGAACGATTCAGCGATCGTCAGGCCGGTCAGCGCAACGCGCAAACGGTTACCTGGCGGTTCATTCATCTGACCGTAGACCATCGCAACTTTGGAGTTCTCCGGGTTTTCCAGATCGACCACTTTCGCGTCAGCCATCTCGTGGTAGAAGTCGTTACCTTCACGAGTACGCTCACCCACACCGGCGAACACGGACACGCCGCTGTGCGCCTTGGCGATGTTGTTAATCAGTTCCATCATGTTGACGGTCTTGCCTACGCCAGCGCCGCCGAACAGACCAACTTTACCGCCTTTTGCAAACGGGCAAACCAGGTCGATCACCTTGATG
It encodes the following:
- the chvE gene encoding multiple monosaccharide ABC transporter substrate-binding protein is translated as MKTTMKMLTASLALAISGMAVMPLASAADKGAIGISMPTKSSMRWIADGDNMVKVFKERGYKTDLQFADDDIPNQLAQVENMITKGAKVLVIAAIDGTTLSNVLQKAADKGIKVISYDRLIRGTKNIDYYATFDNFQVGVLQAGYIESALKLKEGKGPFNIELFGGSADDNNAHFFYNGALSVLKPYIDSGKLVVRSKQMGMEKVATLRWDGAVAQARMDNLLSAYYGNARVDAVLSPYDGLSIGILSSLKGVGYGTPKQPFPVVTGQDAEIPSVKSIIRGEQASTVFKDTRELAKVTANMVDAMMSGKTPTVNDTKTYNNGVKVVPSYLLKPVTVDKANWKQVLVTGSGYYTEAQVK
- the mmsA gene encoding multiple monosaccharide ABC transporter ATP-binding protein, which gives rise to MTNTILEMRGIRKTFPGVVALDNVNLRVRSGEIHAIVGENGAGKSTLMKVLSGVYGHGSYTGDIDYLGQTRHFRGIKDSEEIGIIIIHQELALVPQLSIAENIFLGNEPSSMGVIDWEYAQTKTRELLHKVGLKESPDTLITNLGVGKQQLIEIAKALCKDVKLLILDEPTASLNESDSAALLDLLLGLKAQGIASILISHKLNEISRVADAITVLRDGNTVDSFDCRIEAVSEDRIIEKMVGREMADRYPPRTPTIGETIFEVRDWRVFHPEHADRPVIKGINMHAKKGEIIGIAGLMGSGRTELAMSIFGRAYGQRISGTVLKNGQEIDVSTIGKAIAHGLAYVTEDRKGLGLILEEDIQKNTSLANLDAISKHMVIDEQREFGVAEEFRRKLKTRCSSVAQKVVNLSGGNQQKVVLAKWLFSRPDILILDEPSRGIDVGAKYEIYSIISELAAEGKCIIMISSEMPELLGMCDRIYVMNEGRFAAELSAAEASQERIMRAIVTHGENNGQ
- a CDS encoding NAD(P)-binding protein, which gives rise to MQRRSFMLWAAGGTAAAAAGIGSIAAYLRWQEITPKVLYPGRSEGHYLRKVLRERTALPAPSATITTDVAILGSGIAGLTAAWRLNKLGHTDFLMIDGPQPYGNAAGGHFGDLAYPTGGHYLPLPSPESTHVREILFDLGIIQRDPQAEKPYYDERYILHAPEERLLFNGHWQEGFIPTEGVPPAELAQHERFFDEVRRLRQAHGSDGKRVFVFPTVESSQDPAWQALDAITLKQWMEREGYTSPTLHWYLNYCCRDDYGTRYDQVSAWAGLHYYCSRWGQAANTGNGAWLTWPGGMQPVATAMEQASGVRRKAGTVVSVQTTDKGVEALCLELVDGQPRTYLVKARKAICAMPLYVAARVVKNIADYGFDAKRDTPAYAPWLVANFLLKRFPDELPHAPLCWDNVVYQEPGLGYVVSTHQDIRVRPPEKTVFSAYVALSDRTPQEARKWLDMASPEELLALASVDLKTAYGRDFASCVEHVDITVRGHAMAAPLPGFRSNAGLKALREHDGAILFAHADLSGFSVFEEAAWWGDRAARLAVK
- a CDS encoding DUF350 domain-containing protein yields the protein MPAILNYLIHLLLAAGLLIVFFIIYTRVTPYNEVLLIRQGNQAAALSLGGAMLGFSATIASSLMHTADYQQFFAWAFGAMVVQLLAYVVTTRLLRMSKDQIESNNSAFGGLLAAISLSIGAINAACIS
- a CDS encoding SPFH domain-containing protein; this translates as MSLGSFIKKQFIDVLQWNEETEGVLAWRFPMQDFEIQNGAILNVRESQVAVFVNEGKIADVFGPGTHKLTTQTLPLLTNLKNWDKLFDSPFKSDVYYFSTRVQTGRKWGTPQPITIRDKDFDMIRVRAFGMYSYRIADARTFFTEISGTREVYTRDEVEDQLRGILMSSMASSLGGANVPFLDMAANQALMAQEVKDGLAQAFSRYGVGLDEFNVASISLPEELQAALDERISAGMKGSLGADKMSGYTKFQVANAIPLAAQNEGGMAGIGAGLGAGLSIGQVMAQSMGGALQQPAPAPAAPPAPAEEPIEARLEKLKGLLDKGLISPADYDGAKAELLKKLIG